The following DNA comes from Fervidibacillus albus.
CGATCTGTTCCGATACAAATGACAACGATTCTTTTTGAACGATTTTCCGGAACAAGCGCACGAATCGCATTCGCTAATTCAAGGGATGCAAAGGGATTGTTTTCATGAATAACCACTTCCAAACGTTTATTCGAAAACGGGCGGAACATTCGTATTCCCCCTCATTTAAATATTTGTATTAAAAGTTTAGTAAATTAAATCGAAATTTATACGTTGTATTTGAAAAAACATATGTTTCGTAATTATGGGGACGTTTTATGTTATAATTGAAAAACAAAGGGTACGGGTGTAAATGAAGCGTGGAGGAGGTCAGGATGGAAGGAAAAAAATTTGAATTAAACGACATTGTCGAAATGAAAAAACCCCACCCATGTGGATCCAATGAATGGCGAATTATCCGAATGGGTGCTGATATACGGATTAAATGCTTAGGTTGTTCCCACAGCGTTCTAATGCCGAGAAGAGAATTTACGAGGAAGATGAAAAAAGTTGTTGGACATTATAATGAAGAATCATCATAAAAATGCTTAAAATCGATACTAATCATTAGGAGTGAACATAATGGCTTTGACAGCAGGAATTGTCGGTTTACCGAACGTAGGAAAATCGACTCTTTTTAATGCAATCACACAAGCGGGTGCCGAATCGGCCAATTATCCCTTTTGTACAATCGATCCGAACGTAGGTGTAGTTGAAGTACCGGACAAACGTTTAAGTGTTTTGGAGGAAATGATTCAACCACGGAAAACGGTCCCAACGACCTTTGAATTTACCGACATTGCAGGAATTGTAAAAGGTGCCAGTAAAGGAGAAGGATTAGGAAATAAATTTTTATCCCATATCCGTCAAGTGGATGCGATTTGTCACGTGGTTCGTTGTTTCCAAGATGAAAATATTACGCATGTATCCGGTACTGTCGATCCGATTGACGATATCGAAACGATTAATTTGGAATTGATTTTTGCGGATTTGGAAACCGTAGAGAAACGAATACAACGAATTGAAAAATTGGCGAAACAAAAAGATAAACAAGCCATGGTCGAATATGAAGTACTCCTTAAGTTAAAGGAAACATTCGAGAGTGAAAAACCGGCGAGGATCATTCCATTTACAGAGGAACAACAAAAAATGGTTAAAGGTTATCAGTTGTTGACGATGAAACCGGTTTTGTACGTGGCCAATGTCGGTGAAGAAGACGTAATCGATCCGACAGCGAATGAAATGGTCAAAGCAGTTAAGCGTTTTGCGGAAAAAGAGCAGTCGGAAGTGGTTGTCATCTGTGCGAAAATTGAGGAAGAAATTGCAGAATTAGATGGGGATGAAAAGATCGAATTTTTACAGGAACTCGGTATAGAAGAATCCGGTTTAGATCAAATGATTCGGAAATCTTATAATTTACTCGGCTTAGCGACGTTTTTCACCGCCGGCGAACAGGAAGTACGTGCGTGGACGTTTAAAGCAGGAATGAAAGCTCCGCAATGTGCAGGAATCATTCATAGCGATTTCGAGCGAGGATTTATTCGTGCAGAAACTGTATCTTATACCGACCTCGTTTCTTACGGTTCAATGAATGCAGCGAAGGAAGCAGGGAAAGTTCGGTTAGAAGGAAAGGACTACGTCGTTCAAGACGGGGATATTATTCACTTTCGATTCAATGTATAAGGTCGGAAAAACAACTGTTTGGAAGGGAACATATATTGCATCGGATGAAATTGTATGGTATAATCTGATTTCGTGAGTAATGTAAGAGTTGCTCCTTGCTCTAAATATAGAGCCGTCAAGTCCAAAAGGAGGTGAAAACGATGAGAAAATATGAAATTATGTACATTATCCGTCCGAACATTGAAGAGGAAGCAAAAAAAGCGCTTGTTGAACGCTTTGATAATATTTTAACGGATAACGGTGCGGAAATCATCGAATCGAAGGAGTGGGGAAAACGTCGCCTCGCATACGAAATTAACGATTTTCGTGAAGGCATTTACCATATCGTAAATGTAAATGCAACACCTGAATCTGTTCAAGAATTCGATCGTTTAGCTCGCATCAGTGAAGACATTATTCGTCATCTTGTAGTTAAGGAAGATGAATAATTTGTTTCACGTGAAACATTTAAGGGGAGTTGATTCTGTTGTTGAATCGAGTAGTATTAGTTGGCCGTTTAACAAAGGACCCGGATCTACGCTATACTCCGAATGGCGTTCCCGTTGCCACCTTTACATTGGCAGTTAATCGTACATTTACGAACCAAATGGGGGAACGGGAAGCGGATTTTATTAACTGTGTTGTTTGGCGAAAACAAGCAGAAAACGTAGCAAACTATTTAAAAAAGGGCAGTTTGGCTGGTGTAGATGGCCGTCTACAAACGAGAAATTATGAGGCACAGGATGGAAGACGTGTATACGTAACGGAAGTCGTCGCGGAATCCGTTCAATTTCTAGAACCGAAAAGTGCGTCAAACCGCGATTATCGTGGCTCTTCTTCGGCTTACTCTAATCAACCTGCTCCATTTGAAAATGAGCGCCAGAATCAACAAAGAAACCCCAACATCGAAAAACAGCCAGATCCGTTTTTTGATGACGGCCAACAAATTGATATTTCCGATGATGATTTACCATTTTAACAATGGTCAAAATCATCCACTGACTATGTAAAATAGTGACTTTGTTAAAACATAAATGATCGTTACAAAAAAATATTTAAAGGAGGGAATGAAAATGGCCCAAGGCGGACGTAAAGGTCGTGGAAAACGCCGTAAAGTATGTTATTTTACAGCGAATGGAATTACCCATATCGATTATAAAGATGTAGATTTATTGAAAAAATTCATTTCAGAACGTGGAAAAATTTTACCTCGCCGTGTAACGGGAACGAGCGCTAAATATCAACGTATGCTTACGAAAGCGATTAAGAGAGCTCGTCAAGTGGCGTTACTTCCATACGTTGCGGAAGATAAATAAGCGTAAAGCGAAGCAGTTTGGAAAATAATCTCCGAACTGCTTTTTTCATAAGAAAAATACGATGATATAGGAATCTGCAAAAAAGTCGTTTTATTCATCGTTTGATAACCAAATTGGATAGAACGGGAAATAACAATCTCAATTTTTACGATATGTGTAAAAGTTTTTTGAGATCATCAGCTGAATGGTGAAAAAAAGAGAAGGCACTTTATCATAAATGTATGCTTAGTACGGCAAATACATTTAGAAAAGCGGCCTTCTTATGGAAGCAATTTTATCAAATAATAAAGACGTTGTTGAAGGAATGAATTACATTCAGTTAAAATAGAAATGACAATCGGAAAGGAATGCAAGACGAGGAAAATGCGTCATTTGAAAATTTGTAAATAAAAGAGGTGTGTATGTGAAGACGAAAAAAATTACTGAAGGAGCCGTCATGATCGCCATCTATGCAGTAATGCTCCTAATTTTTCTTTATATACCGTTATTAGGTACCATTTTTACTTTTGTGCTACCGATACCCTTCATATATTTTACAGCTAAATATGGTTGGAAAGATGGGCTCGTCTTTTTTATCGGAGCGGCTATCATCTCCTTCATCGTCGGAAACATTTATACTTTCCCTGCAACATTTTTAATGGGGTTAACTGGGCTCGTGTTTGGCATCGGGATTCAAAAAAGAATTGGACAATTTAATACATACATTTTGGCCACATTGACGTTCGTCATTAATATCATTTTGTTTTACTTCCTTTCTGCACTGTTATTTGAAGTTAACTATTTTCAAGAATTGATTCAAATGGTTGAACAATCCATCGATGAAATGCTCGTCACTTTGGAAGCATTTGGACAAGAAATTCCGGTGGATGTGAAGGAACAACTTTATAATTTCCCGACATTGATCACGACGATTTTACCGTATTTATTAATCATGTCGTCTGGAATTTATGTATTGATTACCCAGGCAATTTCCTTTCCAATTCTAAAAAAATTTGGGATGACGTTACCTAAAGCAAAACCGTTTCGTGAACTATCGATGCCGAAACAATTCGTATGGTACCTTTTAATACTCGTTTTGTTCTCAATGTTTGTTCCGGCGGATCAAGGGAGCTTTATCAACACGGTAATTGTCAATCTCCTATATATCACTCAAACATTATTTACGATACAAGGAATTACCTTTTTGTTCTACTTTGCTCACGAGAAAAAGATGCATAAGGCAATTCCAGCGATCGTTGCAATTTTTGTTGTTTTGAATCCGCTTTTAAATCCATTACTCATCATATTAGGGATTATTGACGTCGGATTTGAGCTTAGAAAACGGATATCGAATCGAAAATGATGTTATAATGATTCAATAACCCCTGTTTTCAGAAATCGATTGCAACGTTTGCGAAAGATCCTTATTTAGGAGCTGGATATAATGCCATTTTTTTTGCGAAATAAAACAATGGGGATTTTGATCCTTTTACTTTCGATTTTTATCGGATTGTTTTTCAGTATTTTTTTCATTTACAACAATTGGATGGGTATAGTCGGGGTTATCGTCTATGCCTTAATTATTGGTCTTTTAATAAAAGAACATAATCAGTTTAAAAAGAATGTGAAGGCATTCATTCAAACGCTTTCTTATCGGGTGAATAAAGTCGGCGAAGAAGCGTTTTTGAAAATGCCGATCGGTATCATGTTAATAAATGATGAATATTATATCGAATGGGCAAATCCGTACTTGATCTCCTGTTTTCAAGAGGAAAAATTGATCGGGCGCTCGTTGTATGATATCGGGGATGCGTTAATACCGATGATTAAACAAGAACGGGAAGAAGATACGATCAAAATTAATGATTGCTTATATAAAGTCCATTACAAAAAAGAGGAAAAACTATTTTACTTCTTTGATGTGACGAAACAAGTTCATTTGGAAAGGCGATATGAAGAGGAAAAACCTGTAATCGCCATCGTTTACTTAGACAATTACGATGAAGTAACCCAAGGAATGAACGATGAGACGCGAGGAAGTTTAAATAGCCGGGTTACCTCCTTGTTGAATCAATGGGCGAATGAATATGGGATGTATTTGAAAAGAATTTCATCCGATCGATTTATCGCCTTTTTTAACGAACGAATTTTGTATGAATTGGAAGAAGGAAAATTTAACATATTGGACGATGTGCGGGATACGGCAATGAAAAACCATATCCCATTGACATTAAGTATCGGTGTCGGCGTCGGTGTATCCTCCTTACCAGAACTAGGTATGTTAGCACAGTCGAGCCTCGATTTAGCATTAGGACGAGGCGGTGATCAAGTGGTAATCAAATTACCGAACGGAAAGGTAAATTTTTATGGAGGAAAAACGAATCCGATGGAAAAGCAGACACGGGTAAGGGCTCGTGTCATTTCCCACGCGCTAGCCGAATTAATTCAAGAAAGTGATCGAGTTTTTATTATGGGGCATAAACACCCGGATTTGGACGCGATTGGAGCGGCGATCGGTGTTTTAAAAATATCGGAACTGAACGATACGGAAGCTTATGTTATACTAAATCAAAAAGAAATTGAAACCGGCGTTCAAAAATTGTTGACAGAAGTTAAAGAACGGACGAACATTTACGATCGTTTTATCTCCCCGGATGAAGCTTTAGAAATGGATATGGAAAATGCTCTGTTAGTGATCGTTGACACACATAAACCGTCCTTTGTAATCGAGGAAAAACTAGCAAATCAAATCGAACGAATCGTTGTCATCGACCATCATAGAAGGAGTGAAGAATTCGTACAAAATCCGCTGCTTGTATATATGGAACCGTATGCCTCTTCTACTAGCGAACTCGTAACGGAATTACTTGAATACCAACCAGCCGGGGACATTAATATCGTCGAAGCAACGGCATTGTTGGCTGGAATTATCGTCGATACGAAAAGTTTTACCCTTCGAACGGGTTCCCGTACTTTTGATGCTGCATCCTTTTTACGATCAAAGGGTGCGGATACAGTTTTAGTACAAAAATTATTAAAGGAAAACGTCGATACGTATTTGAAACGTTCTCGACTAATTGAAAAGGTACGGATTTATCGAAACGGGATCGCGGTAACGAAAGGAGAACCGGGTTTTGTATATAGTCAAGTTTTACTTGCCCAAACAGCGGATCTTTTGCTAACGATGGAAAACGTAGAAGCCTCCTTTGTGATCGCTAACGTTTCAGAGGATACGATCGGTATTAGTGCACGAAGTTTAGGGAAAATCAATGTTCAAATCGTCATGGAACAAATGGAAGGCGGGGGACATTTAACGAATGCAGCGACCCAACTTACGAGTGTTTCTATAGATGAAGTGGAAGAAACATTATTACAATTGATTGATGAATATTTGGAAGGAGGAAACGAATAGATGAAAGTCATATTTTTAAAAGATGTAAAAGGAAAAGGAAAAAAGGGAGAAATAAAAAACGTCGCGGACGGGTACGCACAAAATTATTTATTGAAAAATAATCTCGCTATCGAGGCAACTCCGGCTAATATAAAATCGATGGAAGCAAAAAAACGCCGGGAAATAAAGCAAAAAGAACAAGAAATGCAAGAAGCGAAAAATCTTAAAGGAAAAATCGATCAATTGACTGTCGAACTTACTGCCAAAGCAGGGGAAGGGGGCCGACTGTTCGGATCGATTACATCCAAACAAATTGCAGAAAAGTTACAAAAGGACCACAACATTAAAATTGATAAACGGAAGATTGAAATGGATGATGCGATCCGGTCTTTAGGTTATACGAAAATCCCAGTGAAACTACATCCGGAAGTGACGGCAACATTAACCGTTCACGTAAAGGAGCAAAATTAATATATTTCCATCGAAAAAAAAGAAAGGTCATGCTAAAATAAATAGTATAGATTTTGAGGCTGTCTGGAAGCAGAAATATTACCTAACGATTCGAAAAGGTAATGATTGGAATGTTTTAGACAGCTATTTTTTGTGAAGGAAACGGAAAAAATGCCACCTCCAAACATTTGCGAGGTAGTAAAAGTATGTAGTGATAACAGACAGAAAAACGTTTTAATCTCATAAACCGAGAAACTTGTTTTTTATGAACGGTTGTATGGAGGCATTAATAAATGAACGAGTTATTGATCGACAGAACCCCTCCCCAAAATATAGAAGCGGAACAAGCTGTTTTAGGGGCTATATTTTTGGAACCCCAAGTATTGACGGTTGCTTCCGAAATATTAATTCCAGAGGATTTTTATAAGACTGCCCATCAAATCCTCTTTGCCGTTATGCTACAATTAAATGATGAAGGAAAAGGGATTGACGTTGTAACGGTAACGGAAGCGTTGGCTGCTTCGAACCAATTGGAAAACGCAGGTGGTGTCTCATACTTATCCCAACTTGCTGTCTCCGTTCCAACCGCTGCAAACGTAGAATATTATGCGAAGATTGTCGAAGAAAAATCCCTACTTAGACGGTTAATTCGAACTGCAACGGACATTGTTCAAGACGGATATACACGGGAAGATGAAGTGGAACAATTGTTGACGGATGCGGAGAAAAAAATATTGGAAGTCGCCAACCGGAAAAATACCGGTTCCTTCCACAATATTAAAGATGTGCTCGTTCGAACGTATGATTATATTGAATTATTGCATAGTAGGAAAGGTGAAATTACCGGGGTTCCGACTGGATTTGTCGACTTGGATCGGATGACCGCAGGCTTTCAAAAAAATGATTTAATTATCGTCGCCGCCCGCCCTTCCGTAGGTAAAACCGCCTTTGCACTGAATATCGCGCAAAATGTAGCAACGAAAACGGATGAAAACGTGGCGATTTTTTCACTGGAAATGGGAGCCGAACAATTGGTCATGCGGATGCTTAGTTCAGAAGGAAATATCGATGCCCAAAATTTAAGAACCGGTTCTTTAACCGATGAGGACTGGAAAAAATTAACGATGGCGATGGGAAGTTTATCCAATGCGGGGATTTTTATCGATGATACCCCTGGCATTCGCATATCGGAAATTCGCTCTAAATGCCGTCGATTAAAACAAGAGCATGGTTTAGGCATGGTCATTATCGATTATTTGCAACTCATTCAAGGGAGCGGTCGGTCGGCAGAAAACCGGCAACAGGAAGTATCAGAAATTTCCCGTTCTTTAAAGGCTTTGGCGAGGGAATTGGAAATCCCGGTTATCGCCTTGTCCCAGTTATCCCGCGGCGTGGAACAGCGCCAAGATAAAAGACCGATGATGTCGGATATTCGGGAATCAGGAAGTATCGAACAGGATGCGGATGTGGTTGCATTCCTATATAGGGAAGATTACTACGATAAGGAAACGGAAAATAAAAATATTATCGAAATTATTATAGCCAAACAACGGAACGGTCCGGTCGGTACAGTTCAACTCGCCTTTGCAAAGGAATATAATAAATTTGTAAATTTAGATCGACGATTCGATGATACGTCCATTCCACCGGGGGCATAATGAAAAGTAAAAAAGGAATCATTTCAATGGGAAAGGATGACCTCGCAAATCAATTGAGGTCATCTTTTTTATTTAGATGCTTGGTCCGCCGTATATGGCGTATGGAAGTATAAAATAATGATTTCATAACTTACTAGATTAACGAACAATTACCAAAAGAACCCAAATTAATATTCGGGTTTACATTGACTTTTTTACAATAAATGCTACACTTTATATGGTTAATACATAAATTGTTTTGGAGGTGCTCCAATGCCATCAGTCGTTGTTGTCGGAACACAATGGGGAGATGAAGGAAAAGGAAAAATTACGGATTTTTTGTCCGAAAAAGCAAATGTGGTCGTCCGCTATCAAGGGGGAAACAATGCCGGACATACGATCAAGTTTCAAGGAAAAACGTACAAACTGCATTTAATTCCGTCGGGGATTTTTTATAAAGAAAAAATGTGTATTTTAGGAAACGGGATGGTAATCAATCCGAAAGCCCTTGTCGAAGAACTGTCATATTTGCATCAACACGATGTTTCGACAGATAACTTACGCATTAGTAATCGCGCCCACGTCATTTTGCCATACCATATTCGATTGGATGAATTGGAAGAAAAACATAAGAAAAATAAAATCGGAACGACGAAAAAGGGAATCGGTCCCGCATATATGGATAAAGCATCCCGAATCGGCATTCGAATCGCGGATTTACTCGACCGGGACGTATTCAAAGAAAAACTCATCCAAAACTTAGAGGAAAAAAATCGGATCATTGAAAAATTATACAGAGGAAAAGGTTTCTCTTTCGAGGAAATTTTTGAAACGTATTATGAATACGGACAAAAAGTAAAACGATATGTCGTCGATTCGTCCGTTGTAATCAATGAGAAAATGAAGGAAGGTAAACGTGTCCTATTTGAAGGAGCCCAAGGAGTTATGCTCGATATCGATCACGGCACGTATCCGTTTGTTACTTCTTCCAATCCGGTAGCAGGCGGAGTTACGATCGGTTCCGGGGTAGGACCGACGATGATCAATCGGGTAGTCGGCGTTGCAAAAGCATATACGACAAGGGTAGGAGATGGGCCATTTCCGACGGAGTTAACGAATCAAACTGGTGACCACATTCGTGAAGTCGGCCGAGAATACGGTACGACGACGGGAAGACCGAGACGGGTCGGTTGGTTCGATAGCGTCGTTTTGCGCCATGCGATTCGGGTAAGCGGAATTACCGATTTATCATTAAATTCCATTGACGTACTAACGGGCATTGATACGTTGAAGATTTGTGTCGCTTACCGCTACAAAGGTCAACAGATCGACGAATATCCGGCCAGTTTAAAAGTTTTATCCGAATGTGAACCGGTATTTGAAGAATTGCCCGGATGGACGGAGGATATAACCCATTGTCGAACGTTGGAAGATCTTCCGAAAAATGCACGGAACTACCTTGAACGAATTCGCGATTTAGTTGGCATCGATCTTTCCATCTTTTCTGTCGGTCCGGATCGATTACAAACGAACGTTCTCCAGGACGTTTGGAAATAAGGGAAGATGAAAAAAGCTGCTTAGAAAGGTGAAATATCCTTTCCAAGCAGTTTTTTTGTACAAAGTTAATACCTTCACCATACTTAAGGGATCGTGGAAAGTCTGAAAAAAGCATCGAGTTTGTCAAATCCTGCATGCAAAAACTGCCCGTTCCCGACAAATTTTTATAAAGAAAAAGAAAATGTTACAAGGTTGTCCAAAAAACGTGTAAAATCTTCACTGATTTTGTAAACGTAATGTAATATTTTTGTAATATAACACTGAAAAACGATTGAATTTTTAGGAATTTATATCGATGTTTAGAAGAAAGAAGGGAATATCCGTTCCGTTTTCTATGTATTTTCCTAAATAGCATACAAGTTTTTTCCTGCTATTATACAATTACATTACAAAATGAAAACGTCTACTCCATTTTTCTTCATTTTATGATAAAGTATAAAAAGAAAATTGGAAAGAAACGTAAGGTACTAATCTATTTGTAGTCAAATAGTTTAGGAGGAACATAATATGAATTTACAATTTAAAGAAAATCTGTCTAAAATGACAGAGCGTATGGATAATTTTCGAATTCATACGAACGGAGCTATAAAGAAAACTGTAATTGCGACGTTAGTCGTATCAACAATTTCGATTAACACCGCCTTTGCCGATACAAAAACTTCGACGAATTTACAAACGATCTACCATGTTTACATAGAGAATGAATATATAGGTGCTGTATCGGATAAAGAGCAAGTGGAAGATCTCGTAAACTCTAAAATTGCAGAAGTGAAAGAACAATATAAAGATTATGATCTTACTTTCAAAACGGACGAAGTCGTGTTCGTACCGGAACAAATTTTCCGTACGACGAATGTCGATGACGAAGAAGTTCTTCAAGGAGTAGAAGAAGAATACGAAGTAATCGTGGAAGCCATTGCTTTAAAAATTGGTGGAGAAACGGTTACGTATTTAGAAAGTCAAGAAAAAGTCGAAGAACTCATTCACAATTTAAAATTAAAATATGTGGATGAAGAAGATTTGGAAAAATTAGCTTCCGGTGAAGAGTTACCTGAACTGGAGGAAGAAGGAACGCGTATATTAGACGTCAAACTTTCGGAAAACGTTACAGTTGCTTTAGATGAAGTAAAACCGGAACAAGTTCTTTCCGTCGATGACGCTTTAAAACTATTACAGAAAGGTACACTCGAAGAAAAGAAATATACGGTGAAAGAAGGAGACGTCTTAGGTTCAATCGCCCAAGATCACGGACTCAAATTGCAAGAATTGTTAGATTTGAATCCGCAAGTGACGGAGGAAACGATTTTACAAATTGGCGATGAATTAAACGTCACAGCCTACGAACCGTACATCGATGTGATCGTCGAGAAGGAAGTTTTAAAAAATGAAGAAATTGACTATGAGATAGAATATGTCGATGACGATGACATGTATAAGGGTGACACGAAAGTCGTCCAACAAGGGGAAGAAGGAGAAAAGGCTGTTAAATATTATGTTCAGTTAGTCAATGGAACAGAAGTGCAAAAAGAAGTTCAGGAAGAGACCGTTTTGAAAGAGCCAGTGACGAAAATTGTCCATAAAGGAACAAAGGTCGTCCCTTCCCGTGGTACTGGAACATTAGCTTGGCCAACGAACGGCGGATACATTTCCAGTTATTTAGGATGGCGTTGGGGAAGTTTCCATAAAGGAATTGATATTGCAAGACCATCCAGTTATGAAATAAAAGCAGCCGATAACGGAACCGTCACCTTTGCCGGATGGGATGGAGGATATGGAAATAAAATTGTGATTAACCATAACAACGGTATGACGACCGTATACGCCCATCTTTCTTCCATTAATGTCAGCGTCGGCCAAACGGTGGAAAAAGGAAGACAGATCGGTGTGATGGGCTCCACAGGACATTCGACAGGTACCCATCTCCATTTTGAAGTGTATAAAAACGGTGAGCTCCAAAATCCTTTAGACTACTTAAACTAAATTCTTTTATAAAAAAATATACTCAAATAAGAATTCCCCGGAATGACCCGGGGAATTTTCTTATACAAATAGGGGACAAAAGGGATATGTGTACGAATATTTCTTGGGAAATAATTGCATGGAAATAAATGCCCTTTGCACAAGTTCTTTTTTAAAATAATATTTCAAACGATAATCTGTATTCTGGCAAAAATGAAGCATACACTAACGATTTTTTAACCTTTATTATGTACAAAACGAAAGGAAAGGCACAACTGTAAGATGAATTCTGTCCACCATTCATGGTAAAGTAATAGTAGTATAAAAAATGAATTGAGAAACGAAAACGGTTTGCAATTCGATTCCGTTCCCTGTTCAAAGTGGAAAGGAAAGGATCACATTCTCTTTGGACATTCGAAGGAGTCGTATCGAAGGAAATTAAATTAGGAGTGGAGATCAATGGCAAAAAAAATATTGGTTGTAGATGACGAGAAGCCGATTGCGGATATATTACAATTCAATTTAAAAAAAGAAGGGTATGACGTATATTGTGCCTATGACGGTGAAGAGGCATTACGAAAGGTTGAAGAGATCAAACCGGATTTAATCTTATTAGATATCATGCTACCGGAGCGGGACGGGATGGAA
Coding sequences within:
- a CDS encoding DUF951 domain-containing protein, producing the protein MEGKKFELNDIVEMKKPHPCGSNEWRIIRMGADIRIKCLGCSHSVLMPRREFTRKMKKVVGHYNEESS
- the ychF gene encoding redox-regulated ATPase YchF produces the protein MALTAGIVGLPNVGKSTLFNAITQAGAESANYPFCTIDPNVGVVEVPDKRLSVLEEMIQPRKTVPTTFEFTDIAGIVKGASKGEGLGNKFLSHIRQVDAICHVVRCFQDENITHVSGTVDPIDDIETINLELIFADLETVEKRIQRIEKLAKQKDKQAMVEYEVLLKLKETFESEKPARIIPFTEEQQKMVKGYQLLTMKPVLYVANVGEEDVIDPTANEMVKAVKRFAEKEQSEVVVICAKIEEEIAELDGDEKIEFLQELGIEESGLDQMIRKSYNLLGLATFFTAGEQEVRAWTFKAGMKAPQCAGIIHSDFERGFIRAETVSYTDLVSYGSMNAAKEAGKVRLEGKDYVVQDGDIIHFRFNV
- the rpsF gene encoding 30S ribosomal protein S6 encodes the protein MRKYEIMYIIRPNIEEEAKKALVERFDNILTDNGAEIIESKEWGKRRLAYEINDFREGIYHIVNVNATPESVQEFDRLARISEDIIRHLVVKEDE
- the ssb gene encoding single-stranded DNA-binding protein: MLNRVVLVGRLTKDPDLRYTPNGVPVATFTLAVNRTFTNQMGEREADFINCVVWRKQAENVANYLKKGSLAGVDGRLQTRNYEAQDGRRVYVTEVVAESVQFLEPKSASNRDYRGSSSAYSNQPAPFENERQNQQRNPNIEKQPDPFFDDGQQIDISDDDLPF
- the rpsR gene encoding 30S ribosomal protein S18, translated to MAQGGRKGRGKRRKVCYFTANGITHIDYKDVDLLKKFISERGKILPRRVTGTSAKYQRMLTKAIKRARQVALLPYVAEDK
- a CDS encoding YybS family protein, with product MKTKKITEGAVMIAIYAVMLLIFLYIPLLGTIFTFVLPIPFIYFTAKYGWKDGLVFFIGAAIISFIVGNIYTFPATFLMGLTGLVFGIGIQKRIGQFNTYILATLTFVINIILFYFLSALLFEVNYFQELIQMVEQSIDEMLVTLEAFGQEIPVDVKEQLYNFPTLITTILPYLLIMSSGIYVLITQAISFPILKKFGMTLPKAKPFRELSMPKQFVWYLLILVLFSMFVPADQGSFINTVIVNLLYITQTLFTIQGITFLFYFAHEKKMHKAIPAIVAIFVVLNPLLNPLLIILGIIDVGFELRKRISNRK
- a CDS encoding DHH family phosphoesterase — encoded protein: MPFFLRNKTMGILILLLSIFIGLFFSIFFIYNNWMGIVGVIVYALIIGLLIKEHNQFKKNVKAFIQTLSYRVNKVGEEAFLKMPIGIMLINDEYYIEWANPYLISCFQEEKLIGRSLYDIGDALIPMIKQEREEDTIKINDCLYKVHYKKEEKLFYFFDVTKQVHLERRYEEEKPVIAIVYLDNYDEVTQGMNDETRGSLNSRVTSLLNQWANEYGMYLKRISSDRFIAFFNERILYELEEGKFNILDDVRDTAMKNHIPLTLSIGVGVGVSSLPELGMLAQSSLDLALGRGGDQVVIKLPNGKVNFYGGKTNPMEKQTRVRARVISHALAELIQESDRVFIMGHKHPDLDAIGAAIGVLKISELNDTEAYVILNQKEIETGVQKLLTEVKERTNIYDRFISPDEALEMDMENALLVIVDTHKPSFVIEEKLANQIERIVVIDHHRRSEEFVQNPLLVYMEPYASSTSELVTELLEYQPAGDINIVEATALLAGIIVDTKSFTLRTGSRTFDAASFLRSKGADTVLVQKLLKENVDTYLKRSRLIEKVRIYRNGIAVTKGEPGFVYSQVLLAQTADLLLTMENVEASFVIANVSEDTIGISARSLGKINVQIVMEQMEGGGHLTNAATQLTSVSIDEVEETLLQLIDEYLEGGNE
- the rplI gene encoding 50S ribosomal protein L9 → MKVIFLKDVKGKGKKGEIKNVADGYAQNYLLKNNLAIEATPANIKSMEAKKRREIKQKEQEMQEAKNLKGKIDQLTVELTAKAGEGGRLFGSITSKQIAEKLQKDHNIKIDKRKIEMDDAIRSLGYTKIPVKLHPEVTATLTVHVKEQN
- the dnaB gene encoding replicative DNA helicase gives rise to the protein MNELLIDRTPPQNIEAEQAVLGAIFLEPQVLTVASEILIPEDFYKTAHQILFAVMLQLNDEGKGIDVVTVTEALAASNQLENAGGVSYLSQLAVSVPTAANVEYYAKIVEEKSLLRRLIRTATDIVQDGYTREDEVEQLLTDAEKKILEVANRKNTGSFHNIKDVLVRTYDYIELLHSRKGEITGVPTGFVDLDRMTAGFQKNDLIIVAARPSVGKTAFALNIAQNVATKTDENVAIFSLEMGAEQLVMRMLSSEGNIDAQNLRTGSLTDEDWKKLTMAMGSLSNAGIFIDDTPGIRISEIRSKCRRLKQEHGLGMVIIDYLQLIQGSGRSAENRQQEVSEISRSLKALARELEIPVIALSQLSRGVEQRQDKRPMMSDIRESGSIEQDADVVAFLYREDYYDKETENKNIIEIIIAKQRNGPVGTVQLAFAKEYNKFVNLDRRFDDTSIPPGA
- a CDS encoding adenylosuccinate synthase; translated protein: MPSVVVVGTQWGDEGKGKITDFLSEKANVVVRYQGGNNAGHTIKFQGKTYKLHLIPSGIFYKEKMCILGNGMVINPKALVEELSYLHQHDVSTDNLRISNRAHVILPYHIRLDELEEKHKKNKIGTTKKGIGPAYMDKASRIGIRIADLLDRDVFKEKLIQNLEEKNRIIEKLYRGKGFSFEEIFETYYEYGQKVKRYVVDSSVVINEKMKEGKRVLFEGAQGVMLDIDHGTYPFVTSSNPVAGGVTIGSGVGPTMINRVVGVAKAYTTRVGDGPFPTELTNQTGDHIREVGREYGTTTGRPRRVGWFDSVVLRHAIRVSGITDLSLNSIDVLTGIDTLKICVAYRYKGQQIDEYPASLKVLSECEPVFEELPGWTEDITHCRTLEDLPKNARNYLERIRDLVGIDLSIFSVGPDRLQTNVLQDVWK